One genomic segment of Paenibacillus sp. FSL H8-0332 includes these proteins:
- the opp4A gene encoding oligopeptide ABC transporter substrate-binding protein, translating into MSNRLIGRLMLPLALLVALSACNGPSPAVKNVVARLSQTADEPITGGTVTFGYPSTFQGIFEPAFFEGEDDANVLEFTTEGMFTVKDDLSTAPNIASWQESEDHTVFTFTIKPGVRWHNGDELTVEDWKFALETIASPEYTGSRYYSVEMIKGAEAYHQGQAKEITGLKVMDPYTLRITMNSARVNVIDNLWAYPMNKRYFEGVAVKDMMDSDQVRKRPIGTGPFMVTGIVPGQTVEMKRFDNYYKGEALLDGITYKAIDNKDITALLEAGTVDMATLPRDAYEAAGQLDNVQIMVTPGLSFEYIGFKFGHWDEASGQVVMDNPKFQEKRLRKAMYYALDRQGIIDQYSYGLGTLIETPVPSSSWAKIADEEIDTYPYLPEKAKQLLDEAGYRDKDGDGLREDPGGKKFVIHYDAMSGSKTAEARTAAILQNWRDVGLDVRLSGGSLKELNAFYEAVESDDPAVELFNGVWGLASDPDPSGLWRATDSWNYPRWTSKRSEDLIRDGVSLKAYDRDFRKEIYYEWQKLINDEVPMIFFAERSNITAVNKRLQGITMNTLSNIIDPQSWWIKDTE; encoded by the coding sequence ATGTCAAACCGACTCATCGGCAGACTGATGCTACCGCTTGCGCTCTTGGTGGCATTGTCGGCATGCAATGGGCCAAGCCCGGCCGTCAAGAATGTTGTGGCGCGCCTTAGCCAAACAGCCGATGAACCCATTACAGGCGGAACTGTGACCTTTGGTTACCCGTCCACTTTTCAAGGTATCTTTGAACCAGCCTTCTTCGAAGGGGAAGATGATGCCAATGTGCTTGAGTTCACCACTGAGGGCATGTTTACCGTGAAGGATGATTTGTCTACGGCTCCTAATATCGCCAGCTGGCAGGAGTCTGAGGATCATACGGTGTTCACATTCACCATTAAGCCGGGGGTACGCTGGCATAACGGGGATGAGCTGACTGTAGAGGATTGGAAATTTGCCCTGGAGACTATCGCCAGCCCGGAGTATACGGGTTCCAGATACTATAGTGTTGAGATGATTAAGGGCGCTGAAGCATATCACCAGGGCCAGGCGAAGGAAATTACGGGGCTTAAGGTGATGGACCCTTATACGCTGCGCATTACAATGAATTCAGCACGGGTGAACGTGATTGATAATCTGTGGGCCTACCCGATGAACAAGCGATACTTCGAGGGAGTGGCAGTCAAGGACATGATGGACAGCGATCAGGTGCGCAAGCGGCCGATTGGTACCGGTCCGTTCATGGTAACCGGCATTGTGCCGGGCCAGACGGTGGAAATGAAACGGTTCGATAATTATTACAAGGGCGAGGCGCTTCTGGACGGGATTACGTACAAAGCGATTGACAACAAAGATATCACCGCTCTGCTTGAAGCAGGAACTGTGGATATGGCCACTTTGCCGCGTGATGCCTATGAGGCCGCAGGCCAACTGGACAATGTTCAGATTATGGTCACACCTGGACTGTCGTTTGAATATATCGGCTTTAAGTTTGGACACTGGGATGAGGCCAGCGGCCAGGTGGTAATGGATAATCCCAAGTTCCAGGAAAAACGTCTGCGTAAGGCGATGTATTATGCGCTTGACCGGCAAGGGATCATTGATCAATATTCCTATGGCCTGGGGACGCTTATTGAGACGCCCGTCCCTAGCTCCAGCTGGGCCAAGATAGCGGACGAGGAGATTGACACCTATCCCTATCTTCCAGAGAAGGCTAAGCAGCTGCTGGATGAGGCCGGATATCGGGATAAGGACGGGGACGGACTCCGCGAAGATCCCGGCGGCAAAAAGTTCGTTATTCATTATGATGCGATGAGCGGCAGTAAAACGGCCGAGGCGCGCACGGCAGCCATTCTCCAGAATTGGCGTGATGTGGGGCTGGATGTGCGGCTTAGCGGAGGAAGCCTGAAGGAGCTGAATGCCTTCTATGAAGCGGTGGAGTCAGACGATCCGGCAGTGGAGCTGTTCAACGGCGTATGGGGACTGGCCAGTGACCCTGATCCTTCGGGCTTATGGCGCGCTACCGATTCATGGAATTATCCCCGGTGGACCTCGAAGCGCAGTGAGGACCTGATCCGGGACGGAGTCAGCCTGAAGGCCTATGACAGGGACTTCCGCAAAGAGATCTATTATGAATGGCAGAAGCTGATCAATGATGAGGTTCCGATGATCTTTTTCGCAGAACGGTCGAATATTACTGCGGTGAATAAGCGGCTGCAGGGGATAACGATGAACACCTTAAGCAATATCATCGATCCGCAGAGCTGGTGGATTAAGGATACTGAATAG
- a CDS encoding DNA mismatch repair protein MutS: protein MNLQSLHTLEYETIKQELLRHAVSYEGRRYVSELEPMVYLPAIHRALEEAQEAKELLERGASVPIPSLEGIEWVLSLLGTGYMYNEQDFTAVSQFLNSCGQLRKYMAAKEQIAPRIAAYGASLQELNGVRDEIERCIRLGVIDDQASKGLERVRKRLKAAKERLHRKLEGIMNRHKSILQDSLVSMRGGRYVIPVKREYHKQIKGSVLDQSTSGQTVFVEPDEVASLQGEIELLTADEAREEGIILSMLTGLLEQEQAAIRLNIEVTGSYDFIFAKGKYARVMDAGPVALNERGYLRMNGGRHPLLKEMVPVSLELGQGYKSLIVTGPNTGGKTVVLKTLGLLVLMAQSGLLIPVDPGSDFPVFTNVMSVIGDGQSLTQSLSTFSAQMKSIEGMLYDAGRGVLLLIDELAAGTDPGEGFALSIAILEELNRKGANIVVTTHFNELKAFAAATSGFENARMEFDKNTLQPLYQLTIGEAGESYALQIAEKLGIVHSVIERAKQLVTEQQGHRGGHSPWKDAIRAAQRAKAAEAGIPPRADRTATGEHGHGNGKDAVQEENVRKPEFEVGDAVYVSSLGRTGIVYERKDSRGRVGVMIQQQKLSINHKRLKPYLSKEELYPEDYDFDIIFESKETRKKRKLMRKKHVEGLSIIHPGEEK, encoded by the coding sequence TTGAATCTACAAAGTCTGCACACACTGGAATATGAGACGATTAAGCAGGAATTGCTGCGTCATGCGGTATCTTATGAAGGAAGAAGGTATGTCAGCGAGCTAGAACCGATGGTCTACCTGCCAGCCATACACCGGGCGCTCGAGGAGGCGCAGGAAGCAAAGGAGCTGCTGGAGCGCGGAGCCAGTGTGCCGATTCCCTCGCTGGAAGGCATTGAATGGGTGCTGTCGTTACTCGGGACCGGATACATGTATAATGAGCAGGATTTCACCGCAGTTTCCCAGTTTCTGAACAGCTGCGGACAGCTGAGGAAGTACATGGCCGCCAAGGAGCAGATTGCGCCGCGCATCGCCGCTTACGGGGCATCCCTACAGGAGCTGAACGGGGTCCGTGATGAGATTGAACGTTGTATCCGGCTGGGGGTCATCGATGACCAGGCCAGCAAAGGACTGGAACGGGTACGCAAACGGCTGAAGGCTGCCAAGGAGCGCCTTCACCGGAAGCTGGAGGGCATCATGAACCGCCACAAATCGATTTTGCAGGATAGTCTGGTCAGTATGCGCGGCGGCCGTTATGTCATCCCGGTGAAACGGGAGTATCACAAGCAAATTAAGGGCTCGGTGCTGGACCAGTCCACCAGCGGGCAGACGGTATTCGTGGAGCCGGATGAGGTAGCCTCGCTTCAGGGGGAGATAGAGCTGCTAACTGCCGACGAGGCCCGTGAGGAAGGAATAATCCTGAGTATGCTGACAGGGCTGTTAGAGCAGGAGCAGGCCGCTATTCGGCTTAATATTGAGGTAACGGGCAGTTATGACTTTATTTTTGCCAAAGGGAAATACGCCCGGGTAATGGATGCGGGGCCAGTCGCTCTGAACGAACGCGGTTATCTGAGGATGAATGGCGGCCGGCACCCGCTGCTGAAGGAGATGGTGCCGGTCAGTCTGGAGCTGGGCCAGGGGTATAAATCGCTGATCGTAACCGGGCCGAATACAGGCGGCAAGACGGTTGTGCTCAAAACCTTGGGGCTGCTCGTATTAATGGCACAGTCCGGCCTGCTGATCCCGGTTGATCCCGGCAGCGACTTCCCCGTCTTCACCAATGTAATGAGCGTAATCGGAGACGGACAGAGCCTGACACAGTCCCTGAGTACCTTCTCGGCACAGATGAAGAGTATTGAAGGAATGCTCTATGATGCCGGCAGAGGCGTGCTGCTGCTAATTGATGAGCTGGCAGCGGGCACAGACCCCGGTGAAGGGTTCGCGCTGTCCATCGCGATTCTGGAGGAGCTGAACCGGAAGGGGGCCAATATCGTGGTAACGACCCACTTCAATGAGCTGAAGGCCTTCGCGGCCGCGACGTCAGGCTTCGAGAATGCGCGCATGGAGTTCGATAAGAATACTCTGCAGCCGCTGTATCAGCTGACGATTGGCGAGGCGGGCGAGAGCTATGCGCTACAGATCGCCGAGAAGCTGGGTATTGTCCATTCCGTCATTGAGCGGGCGAAACAGCTCGTTACAGAGCAGCAAGGGCACAGAGGCGGCCACAGCCCTTGGAAGGACGCTATCAGAGCTGCACAGAGGGCTAAAGCTGCAGAAGCTGGAATACCCCCAAGAGCGGACAGAACAGCTACTGGAGAGCATGGACATGGAAATGGAAAGGATGCAGTACAGGAGGAGAATGTTCGGAAACCTGAATTTGAGGTAGGGGATGCCGTCTATGTCAGCTCGCTAGGGCGCACGGGAATTGTCTATGAGAGGAAGGACAGCCGGGGGAGGGTCGGAGTGATGATTCAGCAGCAGAAGCTGAGCATTAACCATAAGCGGCTGAAGCCTTATCTGTCCAAGGAGGAGCTGTACCCGGAGGATTATGATTTTGATATTATTTTTGAGAGCAAGGAGACCCGGAAGAAGCGTAAGCTGATGCGGAAAAAGCATGTGGAGGGCCTGAGCATCATCCATCCCGGGGAGGAAAAATAA
- the rpsR gene encoding 30S ribosomal protein S18, producing the protein MAFKPREGADNDKRPARRGGRNKRKKVCYFTVNKITHIDYKDTELLKKFISERGKILPRRVTGTSAKYQRALTIAVKRSRQIALLPYTTE; encoded by the coding sequence ATGGCTTTCAAACCAAGAGAAGGTGCGGACAACGACAAAAGACCGGCACGTCGTGGTGGACGCAACAAGCGTAAAAAAGTGTGCTATTTCACTGTGAACAAGATTACTCACATTGATTATAAAGACACTGAGCTTCTTAAGAAGTTCATCAGCGAACGCGGAAAGATTTTGCCGCGTCGTGTAACAGGTACTAGTGCAAAATACCAACGCGCTCTGACTATTGCTGTAAAGCGCTCGCGTCAAATCGCGCTGCTGCCTTACACAACAGAATAG
- the ssb gene encoding single-stranded DNA-binding protein, translated as MLNRIILIGRLTRDPELRYTPAGVAVTQFTLAVDRNFTGQNGEREADFIPVVTWRQLAETCANYLRKGRLAAVEGRIQVRNYENNEGKRVYVTEVIADNVRFLESAQSREGGNASSGGSMPEEPALGGGGNGGNSARGNGNNNNFSRNNNTQDPFSGDGKPIDISDDDLPF; from the coding sequence TTGTTGAACCGTATCATTCTGATCGGTCGGTTGACCCGTGACCCGGAACTTCGTTATACTCCTGCTGGTGTTGCCGTAACACAGTTTACGCTTGCCGTAGACCGTAACTTTACGGGCCAGAATGGTGAACGTGAAGCGGACTTTATCCCGGTAGTAACCTGGAGACAGCTGGCTGAGACCTGTGCCAATTACTTGCGCAAAGGAAGACTGGCAGCCGTAGAAGGACGCATCCAAGTACGGAATTACGAGAATAACGAAGGCAAACGTGTATACGTTACTGAAGTTATTGCCGATAATGTCCGTTTCCTGGAATCCGCGCAGAGCCGTGAAGGCGGAAATGCATCAAGTGGTGGAAGTATGCCTGAAGAGCCAGCCTTAGGTGGCGGCGGTAACGGTGGGAACAGTGCTCGCGGAAATGGAAATAACAATAATTTCTCGCGTAACAACAATACCCAAGATCCTTTTTCGGGCGATGGAAAACCGATCGATATATCGGACGATGATTTGCCATTTTAA
- the rpsF gene encoding 30S ribosomal protein S6, producing the protein MRKYEVMYIIRPDIEQEAVQAAVEKFQGIISNGGEITKHDVQGKRRLAYEIKKHRDGVFVLVNFSAEPAVVTELERIMKISDEVIRYLITNDVA; encoded by the coding sequence ATGCGCAAATATGAAGTCATGTACATTATTCGTCCTGACATTGAACAAGAAGCCGTTCAAGCAGCAGTCGAAAAATTCCAAGGCATCATCTCCAACGGCGGAGAAATTACAAAGCACGACGTACAAGGTAAACGCCGTCTTGCGTATGAGATCAAGAAACATCGTGATGGCGTTTTTGTTTTGGTTAACTTCAGTGCAGAACCTGCAGTAGTTACTGAACTTGAGCGTATCATGAAGATTTCTGACGAAGTAATTCGTTATCTCATTACGAACGACGTTGCCTAA
- a CDS encoding YjzC family protein — MGEQTEYEKGDKAPNPGIYTEVGEARSFHTEIQNPKQITMEKGDTFPETTNQNRKWKKVEKARVH, encoded by the coding sequence ATGGGCGAACAAACGGAATACGAAAAGGGCGACAAAGCCCCCAACCCGGGCATTTACACCGAAGTAGGCGAAGCGCGGAGCTTCCACACCGAGATTCAGAATCCGAAGCAGATCACGATGGAGAAAGGCGACACCTTCCCTGAAACCACCAACCAGAACCGCAAGTGGAAAAAAGTCGAGAAGGCCCGCGTCCATTAA
- a CDS encoding DUF951 family protein yields the protein MERKVFGLGDIVQMKKQHPCGTNEMEIIRMGMDIRIKCTGCQHSVLIPRAKFEKNLKKVLQSAESGAENN from the coding sequence ATGGAACGCAAGGTATTCGGGCTGGGTGATATTGTACAGATGAAGAAGCAGCATCCCTGCGGGACGAACGAGATGGAGATTATTCGTATGGGGATGGATATCCGGATTAAGTGCACCGGCTGTCAGCATAGCGTCCTCATTCCCCGCGCCAAATTCGAGAAGAATCTGAAGAAGGTGCTGCAGTCAGCGGAAAGCGGAGCGGAGAATAATTAA
- a CDS encoding mechanosensitive ion channel family protein, whose translation MNNWILETTGGEALKDAVRFKDRIWDWITNMDMWAAVLFAGIRILLIFILTRVIIRVVSGVIDRSLERETRGRMLANNRRFSTVGGLMKNVVSFFCNFTMILLVLSEFNFDLKPLLAGAGVVGLAIGFGAQSLVKDVITGFFIIFEDQFAVGDVIQSGTYKGTVEMIGLRTTRLLSATGEIHIIPNGTIVNVTNYSLANALAVVDVPVKIERGLEATLALIGEALQGIEERSSSVIAYPNILGIQSMSTSEYVIRVAANCLPNARDAAERQIQNDIKHALEKQSALEAAKAKQEACEQAEREAREAEAAREQERAEEARRARKEHEASPRRQMAAAQEGEKGEE comes from the coding sequence ATGAATAACTGGATACTGGAAACAACTGGCGGAGAAGCCCTCAAGGATGCAGTCCGCTTCAAGGATAGAATATGGGACTGGATAACCAATATGGATATGTGGGCCGCCGTGCTGTTTGCGGGGATACGGATTCTCCTGATCTTCATTCTGACCCGGGTGATTATCAGAGTGGTCTCGGGCGTTATTGACCGTTCCCTGGAGCGGGAGACGAGGGGTAGAATGTTAGCGAACAACCGCCGTTTCTCCACGGTAGGCGGACTGATGAAGAATGTGGTTAGCTTCTTCTGTAACTTCACCATGATTCTGCTGGTTCTGTCGGAGTTCAACTTCGATCTGAAGCCGCTTCTCGCCGGAGCAGGTGTAGTCGGGCTGGCTATAGGGTTCGGCGCACAAAGTTTGGTCAAAGATGTGATTACGGGCTTCTTTATCATTTTTGAGGATCAGTTTGCAGTGGGGGATGTTATCCAGAGCGGAACCTATAAGGGAACAGTAGAGATGATTGGCCTGAGGACGACAAGGCTATTAAGTGCTACGGGCGAGATACACATCATCCCTAACGGCACGATTGTAAATGTCACGAATTATTCGCTGGCGAATGCACTGGCTGTAGTAGATGTTCCGGTCAAAATAGAGCGCGGACTGGAAGCCACCCTGGCACTGATCGGCGAGGCGCTTCAGGGCATCGAGGAGCGGAGCTCCAGTGTCATTGCCTACCCTAATATTCTGGGAATCCAGTCGATGAGCACCTCGGAGTATGTCATCCGTGTAGCGGCGAATTGCCTGCCTAATGCCAGGGATGCTGCCGAGCGGCAGATTCAGAACGATATCAAGCATGCTCTGGAGAAGCAGAGCGCCCTAGAGGCCGCTAAGGCCAAGCAGGAGGCGTGTGAGCAGGCGGAGAGGGAGGCAAGAGAAGCTGAGGCAGCTCGTGAGCAGGAACGCGCAGAGGAAGCCCGTAGAGCCCGTAAGGAGCATGAGGCAAGCCCAAGACGACAGATGGCTGCCGCGCAAGAGGGAGAGAAGGGGGAAGAGTGA
- a CDS encoding DUF3343 domain-containing protein — protein MEEELLIAFDSTQQALRAEMLLEYAEIEIDIFPTPKEITAGCAMSIQFCRSALEQVRVIVAEQSIEIRGIYAKAAMGDGYIEVGEEGGVR, from the coding sequence GTGGAGGAAGAACTGCTGATAGCCTTTGATTCGACCCAGCAGGCGCTGCGCGCCGAAATGCTGCTTGAATATGCGGAGATTGAAATCGATATCTTCCCTACGCCAAAGGAGATCACCGCCGGCTGTGCGATGTCGATCCAATTCTGCCGGAGTGCGCTGGAACAGGTGCGGGTCATTGTGGCAGAGCAAAGTATAGAGATCCGCGGAATCTATGCCAAAGCTGCTATGGGAGACGGGTATATAGAGGTAGGGGAAGAAGGAGGGGTTCGATGA
- the yyaC gene encoding spore protease YyaC — protein MNFSSKAPPLQEPSCLKISHADPNIYSAITHRLLFHFSRTRPDTPIVIICVGTDRSTGDSLGPLVGTTLARFRSPLFHLYGTLEEPVHAINLEETLTLVYQKHANPFIIAIDACLGQSTSVGCIQVVEGPLRPGAGVNKQLPPVGDIHLTGIVNVGGFMEYFVLQNTRLSLVMRLSDIISSSLYSALKQWNLHSRSAATREQ, from the coding sequence ATGAATTTCTCTTCCAAAGCTCCACCACTTCAAGAACCATCCTGTTTAAAAATATCACATGCTGATCCCAATATCTATTCTGCCATTACCCACCGTCTGCTGTTCCACTTTTCGCGCACCCGCCCGGATACGCCTATTGTTATTATCTGCGTGGGGACAGACCGCTCTACCGGTGACTCCCTCGGCCCCTTGGTCGGCACGACACTGGCCCGCTTTCGCAGCCCGCTGTTCCATCTCTATGGAACGTTGGAGGAGCCGGTACATGCCATTAACCTGGAAGAGACCCTCACCCTTGTGTATCAAAAACATGCTAACCCGTTCATCATTGCCATTGATGCCTGCCTCGGCCAATCCACCAGCGTCGGCTGCATCCAGGTCGTTGAAGGTCCGCTGCGTCCCGGCGCAGGGGTCAACAAACAGCTTCCTCCAGTTGGTGATATCCATTTGACCGGCATCGTTAATGTGGGAGGATTCATGGAGTATTTCGTATTGCAGAACACCAGATTAAGCCTGGTAATGCGCTTGTCAGATATTATTTCATCCAGCCTCTACTCTGCCCTGAAGCAATGGAACCTGCATTCTAGATCTGCTGCAACGCGAGAGCAATGA
- a CDS encoding DUF4446 family protein — MSELNELLSEQLAVFIMGFAGVILLLAIMLIVQGTKLRRMRSRYEAMMSGNGIEDLENLLVNLKNQGDMLEEAQQEQKALLEAAQTKMRGMKSKVAMKRYNAFGERGNDLSFSLAILDDNHSGIVLSSLHNRENSYIYAKPLEKGESPYPLSPEEKEVIALALQQI, encoded by the coding sequence ATGTCGGAATTAAATGAATTGTTAAGCGAGCAATTAGCGGTGTTCATCATGGGCTTTGCCGGGGTAATCTTACTGCTGGCTATTATGCTGATTGTCCAGGGTACCAAACTTCGCAGAATGCGGAGCAGATATGAAGCCATGATGAGCGGAAATGGAATAGAGGATCTGGAGAATCTGCTGGTCAACCTGAAGAATCAGGGGGATATGCTGGAGGAGGCCCAGCAGGAGCAAAAGGCGCTGCTTGAAGCTGCACAAACCAAAATGCGCGGCATGAAGTCTAAGGTGGCGATGAAACGCTATAATGCCTTTGGAGAACGCGGCAATGATCTGAGCTTCTCGCTTGCCATTCTGGATGACAACCATAGCGGAATTGTGCTGAGCAGTCTGCACAACCGCGAGAACTCATATATCTATGCTAAACCGCTTGAAAAGGGAGAGTCCCCGTATCCTCTATCTCCGGAGGAAAAAGAGGTCATTGCTCTCGCGTTGCAGCAGATCTAG
- a CDS encoding aminotransferase class V-fold PLP-dependent enzyme, with amino-acid sequence MERLVYLDHAATSWPKPPEVAVAMVEALEQAGANAGRGNHSLAIGTGRVLVRARMQLAELFGIANAQDIAFTHNTTMGLNMAIKGTLQPGDHVVSTMTEHNSVRRPLEYLRRMIGIEVDYIQADREGQINLQELQRSLRPNTRMVICNHSSNLLGSILPIGDIGDVVKSHGAVFLVDAAQSAGALNIDVAAMNIDLLAFPGHKGLLGPQGTGGLYISPELDLEPLMHGGTGSQSENIEQPNVRPDRYEAGTQNAVGIAGLLAGVKAVKALGVEQIHRQEWKLTQLLMEGLAAIPGMRILGPAPGAPRSGIVAFVVEGQESAHIAHRLDREYQIAVRAGMHCTPLAHQSADTLDSGAVRASVGVSSTEEDVQRLLSAMDDMFGVSRSR; translated from the coding sequence ATGGAACGGTTGGTCTATCTCGATCATGCAGCTACTTCATGGCCGAAGCCGCCAGAGGTGGCGGTAGCCATGGTAGAGGCCTTAGAGCAGGCAGGAGCCAATGCCGGGCGGGGCAATCACTCACTCGCTATCGGGACAGGGCGGGTGTTGGTCCGGGCGCGGATGCAGCTGGCAGAGCTATTTGGTATAGCGAATGCCCAGGATATTGCTTTTACTCATAACACAACTATGGGGCTAAATATGGCTATTAAGGGCACACTTCAACCTGGGGATCATGTCGTGTCAACGATGACAGAACATAACTCAGTGCGCAGACCCTTGGAGTATTTGCGCCGGATGATCGGGATTGAAGTCGATTATATTCAGGCGGACCGTGAGGGCCAAATCAATCTTCAGGAGCTTCAGCGATCTCTGCGTCCTAACACCCGGATGGTGATCTGCAATCATAGCTCCAATCTGCTGGGGAGTATTCTGCCGATTGGGGATATCGGTGATGTTGTGAAATCGCATGGGGCTGTATTCCTGGTTGATGCTGCTCAGAGTGCAGGGGCGCTTAATATCGATGTGGCGGCCATGAATATTGATCTGCTGGCATTTCCAGGGCATAAAGGGCTGCTCGGTCCACAAGGGACCGGTGGGCTGTATATCTCTCCTGAGCTGGATCTGGAGCCTCTAATGCATGGGGGAACAGGCAGTCAGTCAGAGAATATTGAGCAGCCAAATGTACGTCCGGATCGTTATGAGGCAGGAACACAGAATGCCGTCGGAATAGCCGGACTGCTGGCTGGTGTGAAGGCGGTTAAGGCTCTGGGAGTAGAACAGATTCATAGGCAGGAATGGAAGCTGACACAGTTATTGATGGAAGGGTTGGCTGCTATTCCGGGCATGCGGATTCTGGGTCCGGCGCCGGGCGCTCCGCGCAGCGGAATTGTGGCTTTTGTCGTAGAGGGACAGGAGTCGGCGCATATTGCCCACCGGCTGGACCGCGAATACCAGATTGCCGTACGTGCAGGGATGCATTGCACACCGTTAGCCCACCAATCTGCGGATACGCTGGATAGCGGAGCAGTGCGGGCAAGTGTGGGAGTGAGTTCCACGGAAGAGGATGTTCAGAGGCTACTGTCAGCCATGGACGATATGTTCGGCGTATCCCGTTCAAGATAA